A section of the Kribbella sp. HUAS MG21 genome encodes:
- a CDS encoding Fur family transcriptional regulator, whose protein sequence is MASKGPRRLTADDIGVRRTRQRAAILGALNGCADFVSARELHQLLRSAGELIGLTTVYRALHDLERAELVDVVRDESGGRFYRQRPTAQHQHYLICRCCGLSRPVDADVVERWAVRIADDSGFTDVEHTLELAGICATCAPAVATGAPPCRRPPTNS, encoded by the coding sequence GTGGCGTCGAAAGGGCCGCGGCGGCTGACCGCCGATGACATCGGAGTACGCCGGACGCGCCAGCGGGCCGCGATCCTCGGCGCGCTGAACGGCTGCGCGGACTTCGTGTCGGCGCGGGAGCTGCACCAGTTGCTGCGGTCGGCGGGGGAGCTGATCGGTCTGACCACCGTCTACCGGGCCCTGCACGACCTGGAGCGCGCCGAGCTGGTCGACGTCGTACGGGACGAGTCCGGCGGACGCTTCTACCGGCAGCGTCCGACCGCCCAGCACCAGCACTACCTGATCTGCCGCTGTTGCGGGCTGAGCCGGCCCGTCGACGCCGACGTCGTCGAGCGCTGGGCGGTCCGAATCGCCGACGACTCCGGCTTCACCGACGTCGAACACACCCTCGAACTGGCAGGCATCTGCGCGACCTGCGCGCCCGCCGTCGCCACCGGAGCCCCACCCTGCCGCCGCCCGCCGACGAACTCCTGA
- a CDS encoding SDR family oxidoreductase, which produces MSVQEFDGLVAIVTGGGSGIGAATARELAARGARVAAFDLEPGGAPQGVLGLKADVTDDGSVRTAVQQTVEAYGRIDVVVNNAGIGAQGTVEDNPDDQWHRVFDVNVMGAVRVSRAALPYLRESPAAAIVNVASVAATTGIPQRALYSTTKGAVQSLTLAMAADHLREGVRVNCVNPGTAATPWVQRLLDAAPDPVAERAALDARQPHGRLVSAEEVALAIVYLAGPTSGSTTGTALAVDGGMASLRLRPKE; this is translated from the coding sequence ATGAGCGTCCAGGAGTTCGATGGCTTGGTCGCGATCGTCACCGGCGGCGGGTCGGGCATCGGTGCGGCGACCGCGCGGGAGCTGGCAGCTCGCGGTGCGCGGGTCGCGGCGTTCGATCTCGAGCCGGGCGGGGCACCACAGGGTGTGCTCGGGCTGAAGGCGGACGTGACCGACGACGGCAGCGTGCGTACGGCGGTGCAGCAGACCGTCGAGGCGTACGGCCGGATCGACGTGGTGGTGAACAATGCGGGCATCGGCGCCCAGGGCACGGTCGAGGACAACCCGGACGACCAGTGGCACCGGGTCTTCGACGTGAACGTGATGGGTGCGGTCCGGGTCAGCAGGGCCGCCCTGCCGTACCTGCGCGAGTCGCCGGCCGCGGCGATCGTCAACGTGGCCTCGGTCGCGGCGACCACCGGGATCCCGCAGCGCGCGCTCTACTCGACCACGAAGGGCGCGGTGCAGTCGCTGACGCTGGCGATGGCTGCTGATCACCTCCGCGAAGGTGTTCGGGTCAACTGCGTGAACCCGGGTACGGCGGCGACGCCGTGGGTGCAGCGGCTGCTCGACGCCGCGCCCGATCCGGTGGCCGAGCGGGCCGCGCTGGACGCCCGCCAGCCGCACGGACGCCTGGTCTCCGCCGAGGAGGTCGCCCTCGCGATCGTCTACCTGGCCGGCCCGACCTCCGGCTCGACCACGGGCACAGCCCTCGCAGTGGACGGCGGAATGGCTAGCCTGCGCTTGCGGCCGAAGGAGTAG
- a CDS encoding LacI family DNA-binding transcriptional regulator, producing MTAPRRKLAVVAREAGVSVSTVSKVLRAYPDVAPTTRARVREVLRRFGYPLENPAAGVRRDESALVDVVVAGAGRSWAGEVLAGLAERVRQPGLAVVVTTVSPGTPVPRVWLEQLFARGTRGVIGLGAEFTDVQRAYLAAHEIPCVLVGPDVEDGVAQALAAVLDGSAPRYLAG from the coding sequence ATGACCGCCCCGCGGAGGAAGCTCGCCGTCGTCGCCCGCGAGGCCGGCGTGTCGGTGTCGACGGTGTCGAAGGTACTGCGGGCCTACCCGGACGTCGCGCCCACGACCCGCGCGCGGGTGCGCGAGGTGCTGCGGCGGTTCGGGTATCCCCTGGAGAACCCGGCGGCCGGGGTACGGCGTGACGAATCCGCGCTGGTCGACGTCGTAGTAGCCGGCGCGGGGCGGAGCTGGGCCGGCGAGGTGCTCGCCGGCCTGGCCGAGCGCGTCCGGCAGCCGGGGCTGGCCGTCGTCGTCACGACGGTCAGCCCGGGTACTCCGGTGCCGCGGGTCTGGCTGGAGCAGTTGTTCGCGCGCGGCACCCGGGGCGTGATCGGGCTCGGCGCCGAGTTCACCGACGTACAGCGGGCCTACCTCGCGGCCCACGAGATCCCGTGCGTGCTGGTCGGACCTGACGTCGAGGACGGGGTGGCACAGGCACTCGCGGCGGTCCTGGACGGGTCCGCCCCGCGGTACCTAGCCGGCTGA
- a CDS encoding alpha/beta hydrolase, whose translation MAPDVETLYRTDVGAGSGAALLLVHGWGGDSRSWDPVRFGERRVVTVDLRGHGRSPVPREGYRPADYAADLVPLVTGIAPVVAVGHSMGGQVVVRLALDHPELVRAVVVVDPAYGADEAEAATFEPRLAALRRDGAPAAVRQLGRLADDVREQLLRTPGHVLADSYAGMYTDPGAFGARSAAAKVLAGLTRPVLCLRPTPSMAEWDLTCALPPGSRVVVWGGASHFLHHDRPESFARLVESWLSSI comes from the coding sequence ATGGCGCCCGATGTCGAAACCCTCTACCGCACCGACGTGGGTGCCGGCTCCGGTGCCGCGCTGCTGCTCGTGCACGGCTGGGGCGGGGACTCGCGGTCCTGGGATCCTGTCCGGTTCGGCGAGCGGCGGGTCGTCACGGTCGACCTCCGCGGCCACGGGCGCTCGCCGGTCCCTCGTGAGGGCTACCGTCCGGCGGACTACGCGGCTGATCTCGTCCCGCTGGTGACTGGCATCGCGCCGGTCGTTGCCGTGGGCCACTCGATGGGCGGACAGGTCGTGGTGCGGCTCGCGCTGGATCATCCCGAGCTGGTTCGGGCGGTGGTTGTCGTCGATCCGGCGTACGGCGCGGACGAGGCCGAGGCGGCGACGTTCGAGCCGCGGCTGGCGGCGCTCCGGCGCGACGGCGCCCCGGCCGCCGTACGGCAGCTGGGGCGCCTCGCGGACGACGTACGCGAGCAGTTGTTGCGTACACCGGGACATGTGCTGGCGGACAGCTATGCGGGGATGTACACGGATCCCGGTGCGTTCGGTGCGCGGTCGGCCGCCGCGAAGGTGCTCGCGGGGTTGACCCGGCCGGTGCTCTGCCTCCGGCCGACGCCGTCGATGGCCGAGTGGGACCTGACGTGCGCGCTGCCGCCCGGCTCCCGTGTCGTCGTCTGGGGCGGCGCGAGTCACTTCCTCCATCACGACCGTCCTGAGTCCTTCGCCCGGCTGGTGGAGAGCTGGCTGTCCTCGATTTGA
- a CDS encoding FadR/GntR family transcriptional regulator — translation MALTDVAIEKIKAMILDGRLKPGDKLPREADLAEQLGISRSPLREAVSVLSMLRILDVRRGDGTYVTSLTPDLLLETMSFIIDFHQDSSILDLFEVRRALEPMAAEKAALLMSDAEAAELLALTEAVDADSPVGDVVANDLEFHHRIAAAAGNPVLCSFVDSVAGRTQQARIWRGVTQEDSFEQTQREHRAIALAIAERQPSIAAALSLSHVAGIENWIRRNLQP, via the coding sequence ATGGCGTTGACCGATGTGGCGATCGAGAAGATCAAGGCGATGATTCTCGACGGCCGGTTGAAGCCCGGGGACAAGCTGCCGCGGGAGGCGGATCTCGCCGAGCAGCTCGGGATCTCGCGCAGTCCGCTGCGCGAGGCGGTCAGCGTGTTGTCGATGCTGCGCATTCTCGACGTCCGCCGCGGTGACGGCACCTACGTCACCAGCCTGACGCCCGACCTGCTGCTGGAGACGATGAGCTTCATCATCGACTTCCACCAGGACTCCAGCATCCTCGACCTGTTCGAGGTACGCCGGGCACTCGAGCCGATGGCCGCGGAGAAGGCCGCCCTGCTGATGAGCGACGCGGAAGCGGCGGAGCTGCTCGCGCTGACCGAGGCTGTCGACGCCGACAGCCCGGTCGGCGACGTGGTGGCGAACGACCTGGAGTTCCACCACCGGATCGCGGCGGCCGCGGGCAACCCGGTGCTGTGCTCGTTCGTGGACAGCGTCGCGGGCCGCACCCAGCAGGCGCGCATCTGGCGCGGGGTCACGCAGGAGGACTCCTTCGAGCAGACCCAGCGCGAGCACCGCGCCATCGCCCTGGCCATCGCGGAGCGGCAGCCCAGCATCGCGGCCGCGCTGTCGCTGTCCCACGTCGCCGGCATCGAGAACTGGATCCGGCGCAACTTGCAACCTTAG
- a CDS encoding LacI family DNA-binding transcriptional regulator — protein MARTTPGRRPTVKDVAASAGVSATTVSRVLGGSYPVSASTRTRVLRAVQDLDYVINAQARALVGGSTRTVAFIVRDLVGPLFAYIGQGVELQATAEGRVCLVCTHHGDPERELELIELMRQQGAEAVVLVGGGLRTAEHTRRMAEIAHSLDRAGSRLVLCGRPPIGADVPATVVEYDNEGGAFAVTDYLISLGHERIAFVGAGEREHTTTGARLSGFLNAHAGRGLAVDDELIVNGNYDRKSGYRQTRLLLDRKAGMTAVVAVTDVVAIGVLAALRDAGVRVPEDVSVVGYDDIPLSADLNPPLTTVHLPYEELGRSAVRLALHRDEYALDQHLLLGTHVVIRSSTAQCSRTGGDHD, from the coding sequence GTGGCCAGAACGACTCCCGGCCGACGGCCGACCGTCAAGGACGTCGCCGCGTCCGCCGGCGTGAGCGCCACCACCGTCTCCCGGGTCCTCGGCGGCAGCTATCCGGTGAGCGCCTCCACCCGGACCCGGGTACTGCGCGCCGTCCAGGACCTCGACTACGTCATCAACGCCCAGGCCCGGGCGCTGGTCGGCGGATCGACGCGCACGGTCGCGTTCATCGTCCGCGACCTCGTCGGCCCGCTGTTCGCCTACATCGGCCAAGGTGTGGAGCTGCAGGCGACCGCCGAGGGCCGGGTGTGCCTGGTCTGCACGCATCACGGCGACCCCGAGCGCGAGCTCGAGCTGATCGAGCTGATGCGCCAGCAGGGCGCCGAGGCGGTGGTGCTGGTCGGCGGCGGGCTGCGGACCGCGGAGCACACCCGCCGGATGGCCGAGATCGCGCACTCGCTCGACCGGGCCGGTTCCCGGCTGGTGCTGTGCGGGCGTCCGCCGATCGGCGCGGACGTACCGGCGACCGTGGTCGAGTACGACAACGAGGGTGGCGCGTTCGCCGTCACCGACTACCTGATCTCGTTGGGCCACGAGCGGATCGCGTTCGTCGGCGCCGGCGAACGCGAGCACACGACGACCGGCGCACGTCTCAGCGGGTTCCTGAACGCCCACGCAGGCAGAGGCCTGGCGGTCGACGACGAGTTGATTGTCAACGGCAACTACGACCGCAAGTCCGGGTACCGGCAGACGCGGCTGCTGCTGGACCGCAAGGCGGGGATGACGGCCGTCGTCGCCGTGACCGACGTGGTCGCGATCGGCGTCCTCGCCGCCCTCCGGGACGCCGGCGTGCGGGTGCCGGAGGATGTCTCCGTGGTGGGGTACGACGACATCCCGCTCAGCGCCGACCTGAACCCGCCGCTGACGACGGTGCACCTTCCGTACGAGGAGCTCGGGCGGTCCGCCGTACGGCTGGCGCTGCATCGCGACGAGTACGCGCTCGACCAGCACCTGTTGCTCGGCACCCACGTGGTCATCAGGTCGTCCACTGCGCAGTGCAGTCGAACGGGGGGAGATCATGACTGA
- a CDS encoding fumarylacetoacetate hydrolase family protein: MKFARLGPLGAEVPVVVTDDGVHSLAGLTTELDGAFWESDGPARAAAALAAGELPVVEDAGSLRIGAPIGRPGAIVCIGMNYAAHAAESGAEPPSTPVIFFKAPNTLAGPNDPVTIPRGSTKTDWEVELGVVIGKRASYLDSPAQSLEHVAGFVVANDLSERAFQLEQSGGQWSKGKIAAGFSPVGPWLVTPDEVEHQKLGLRSFVNGEPRQDSSTADQIFDVATVIHHLSQYMVLDPGDLIMTGTPEGVALSGRFSYLRPGDVVEVEIDGLGRQRQEYVAFEAAR; the protein is encoded by the coding sequence ATGAAGTTCGCCCGCTTGGGTCCGCTCGGTGCCGAGGTGCCGGTCGTCGTCACGGACGACGGCGTCCACAGTCTCGCCGGGCTCACCACCGAACTCGACGGCGCGTTCTGGGAGTCCGACGGTCCGGCACGCGCCGCCGCCGCGCTCGCCGCGGGTGAGCTGCCGGTCGTCGAGGACGCCGGCAGCCTGCGCATCGGAGCGCCGATCGGCCGGCCGGGCGCGATCGTCTGCATCGGGATGAACTACGCCGCGCACGCCGCCGAGTCCGGCGCCGAGCCGCCGTCGACCCCGGTGATCTTCTTCAAGGCGCCGAACACGCTGGCCGGCCCGAACGACCCGGTGACGATCCCGCGCGGCAGCACGAAGACCGACTGGGAGGTCGAGCTCGGCGTGGTGATCGGCAAGCGGGCGTCGTACCTCGACTCGCCGGCGCAGAGCCTGGAGCACGTGGCCGGTTTCGTGGTGGCCAACGACCTGTCCGAGCGGGCGTTCCAGCTCGAGCAGTCCGGCGGTCAGTGGAGCAAGGGGAAGATCGCCGCCGGGTTCAGCCCGGTCGGCCCGTGGCTCGTGACGCCCGACGAGGTCGAGCACCAGAAGCTCGGGCTGCGCAGCTTCGTGAACGGCGAGCCGCGGCAGGACTCCAGCACCGCCGACCAGATCTTCGACGTGGCGACCGTGATCCACCACCTGAGCCAGTACATGGTGCTCGACCCGGGCGACCTGATCATGACGGGGACGCCGGAGGGCGTGGCGCTGTCCGGGCGGTTCTCGTACCTGCGGCCGGGTGACGTCGTCGAGGTCGAGATCGACGGCCTGGGCCGCCAGCGCCAGGAGTACGTCGCCTTCGAGGCCGCGCGATGA
- a CDS encoding LacI family DNA-binding transcriptional regulator: MTEPTPGRRRSSTGPTLADVAAHAGLSPATVSRVLADNYPVSRSARQRVLNAVRELNYSANTHARALAAGARSKTIAFILADVRGQSFADAAHGVEQEAARRGWLSLIGTTQGDPDRELALVQLMREQRAGAVVLIGGVVEGAAEYRQKMTELARSLHAAGSLLVLCGRPALGDGVPAAVIEYDNEDGAYALTSHLLSQGHRRILFLAGPEGQSTSNERLAGHRRALSDFGVPDEPALIEHGVFTRASGYQLTRRRLTAGQDFTAVFAATDVVAAGVYAAAAERGLTIPDDLSVVGYDDVELAQDLRPRLTTVHVPYEDLGRTAAQIAVDDQHLQEGWTGDHRLFTTHVVIRNSVKRSVSAG; the protein is encoded by the coding sequence ATGACTGAGCCGACGCCGGGACGCCGTCGATCGTCCACCGGCCCGACGCTGGCCGACGTCGCCGCGCACGCCGGCCTCTCCCCCGCGACCGTCTCGCGGGTCCTGGCGGACAACTACCCGGTGTCCCGTTCGGCTCGGCAGCGGGTGCTGAACGCGGTCCGCGAGCTGAACTACTCCGCGAACACCCACGCCCGCGCGCTGGCGGCCGGCGCCCGGTCGAAGACGATCGCGTTCATCCTCGCCGACGTCCGCGGGCAGTCCTTCGCCGACGCCGCGCACGGCGTCGAGCAGGAGGCCGCACGGCGGGGCTGGCTGAGCCTGATCGGCACCACCCAAGGCGATCCGGACCGCGAGCTCGCCCTCGTCCAGCTGATGCGGGAGCAGCGCGCCGGTGCGGTCGTGCTGATCGGCGGTGTCGTCGAAGGGGCAGCCGAGTACCGGCAGAAGATGACCGAGCTGGCCCGGTCGCTGCACGCCGCCGGATCCCTGCTCGTGCTGTGCGGCCGCCCGGCCCTCGGTGACGGCGTACCGGCCGCTGTGATCGAGTACGACAACGAGGACGGCGCCTACGCGCTGACGAGCCACCTGTTGTCGCAGGGCCACCGGCGCATCCTGTTCCTCGCCGGGCCGGAGGGCCAGAGCACCAGCAACGAGCGGCTCGCCGGGCATCGCCGGGCGCTGTCCGATTTCGGCGTACCGGACGAGCCGGCGCTGATCGAGCACGGCGTCTTCACGCGTGCGTCGGGTTATCAACTGACTCGTCGCCGGCTGACCGCGGGCCAGGACTTCACCGCCGTCTTCGCCGCCACCGACGTCGTGGCAGCGGGGGTGTACGCCGCGGCCGCCGAGCGGGGCCTGACCATCCCCGATGACCTGTCGGTCGTCGGGTACGACGACGTCGAGCTGGCGCAGGACCTACGCCCCCGGCTGACCACTGTGCACGTCCCGTACGAGGACCTCGGCCGCACGGCCGCCCAGATCGCCGTCGACGATCAGCACCTGCAGGAAGGCTGGACCGGCGACCACCGGCTCTTCACGACCCACGTGGTGATCCGCAACTCGGTCAAGCGATCCGTGTCAGCCGGCTAG